The Candidatus Binatia bacterium genome has a segment encoding these proteins:
- a CDS encoding DUF481 domain-containing protein yields the protein MRRQLWGIAGAATFFLAVGVLPAGADLLETKGRSYLGTLDSMRQGDVTFEIDAIDETVVIDLDDVTNLQTDGPRFVVFGTTNSATGVLLGIRDGSLEVAQENEPTIQVPVSELWSVADPAANFVSAFLGNYLRYWSGNLDLGITATQATTDTSQFLISVGGKREKGDLEIDLLASYRSGRQKNKGEAPTKSQDEIDGRFGVRYDIKKPIFLFGEIQATYDAIQFLSLRTQPVAGVGYDLIDTDDASLSTKLGTGWIYERYFPNSCTDPGVDCTDSYAALSFGIEGDWELPWDAELSGSISYRPSVTDWSNNYLIQAKAAATLPLTSHLNFKLSVKNDYNNQPSEDAIPNSFYFNVALSITL from the coding sequence ATGAGAAGGCAGTTGTGGGGGATAGCGGGGGCGGCGACATTTTTTCTTGCGGTCGGGGTGTTGCCCGCCGGTGCCGACCTTTTGGAGACCAAGGGGCGGAGCTATCTCGGGACACTCGATTCAATGCGCCAAGGCGACGTCACCTTCGAGATTGACGCAATCGATGAGACGGTCGTGATTGATCTGGACGACGTGACGAACCTGCAGACCGATGGTCCGCGCTTTGTCGTTTTCGGGACCACCAATAGCGCGACCGGCGTCCTGTTGGGTATCCGCGATGGCTCTCTCGAAGTTGCACAGGAAAACGAACCGACGATTCAGGTGCCGGTTTCGGAATTATGGAGTGTCGCTGATCCGGCGGCAAACTTTGTCTCGGCATTTTTGGGCAATTATTTACGTTACTGGTCGGGGAACCTCGACCTCGGGATCACGGCGACCCAGGCAACGACAGATACATCGCAATTTCTGATCTCGGTTGGCGGAAAAAGAGAGAAAGGCGATCTCGAGATTGACCTTTTGGCCAGCTACCGCTCGGGCCGTCAGAAAAATAAGGGGGAGGCTCCGACGAAAAGTCAGGACGAAATCGATGGTCGTTTCGGCGTTCGCTACGATATCAAGAAACCAATTTTCCTTTTTGGTGAAATTCAGGCGACCTATGATGCGATTCAGTTCCTGAGCCTGCGCACCCAGCCGGTGGCCGGCGTAGGTTATGACCTCATCGATACGGATGATGCCAGCTTGAGTACGAAGTTAGGTACCGGCTGGATTTATGAGCGGTACTTTCCGAATAGCTGCACCGATCCGGGGGTCGATTGCACCGATAGCTATGCCGCTCTTTCGTTCGGTATCGAGGGCGACTGGGAGCTGCCCTGGGATGCGGAGTTGAGCGGAAGTATCAGTTATCGCCCGTCTGTGACGGATTGGTCAAATAATTATCTGATTCAGGCCAAGGCCGCGGCGACGCTACCTCTGACGTCGCATCTGAACTTCAAACTCTCGGTCAAGAACGACTACAACAATCAGCCTTCCGAAGATGCGATTCCCAACAGCTTTTACTTCAACGTTGCGCTTTCGATTACTCTTTAG
- a CDS encoding DUF1254 domain-containing protein: MTILFLAAGTSAIAAPATPGFNNTIPESLLTPDRVDTRIGTLEFFDGMPTEKTVEILYENLELIRGTESFLNFVPAASLEGLRAGLASIGVKAANDCVIFDELMTSDSLFLTGNTDTVYATCILNTERDGPTVVEIPAGAGPGTVNDAFFRFVVDMGAPGPDRGKGGKYLILPPDYEGEIPDGYFTAVSPSNVNFLVLRGFLKDGKPDAATKMWKDGLKIYPLAKAGKPPTMNFISGTGDQVNTIHANNYEFFVEIDDVIQREPIEFLDPELRGLLASIGIEKGKKFDPDAKTKKTLTEAVAIGNATARALVFDPRSETIRIYKDKQWFVAFDGADYRWLRDGGKGGRNLDARTVFFYIATVNTPAMVLQMIGAGSQYALSARDSEGDYLDGAQNYKLTLPANIPAKDFWSVVVYDPQTRSMLQTEQPYPSKNNERNRDLVSNPDGTTDIYFGPKAPAGKEANWIATVPGKAWFSILRLYGPLQSWFDQTWQPGDIEKIS; the protein is encoded by the coding sequence ATGACCATACTCTTCCTCGCGGCGGGAACTTCGGCGATCGCCGCGCCCGCTACGCCGGGATTCAACAACACGATCCCCGAGTCGCTTTTGACCCCCGATCGCGTCGATACACGAATTGGGACGCTGGAATTCTTCGACGGAATGCCCACGGAAAAGACCGTCGAGATCCTCTATGAAAACCTCGAGCTGATCCGAGGCACGGAATCGTTTCTGAATTTCGTTCCCGCTGCCTCCCTCGAAGGTCTACGCGCAGGTCTCGCCAGCATCGGGGTCAAGGCCGCCAACGACTGCGTGATCTTTGACGAACTCATGACCTCGGACTCACTCTTTCTCACGGGAAATACCGACACTGTCTATGCGACCTGTATTCTCAATACGGAACGCGACGGTCCCACCGTCGTCGAAATCCCGGCCGGTGCCGGCCCCGGCACCGTCAACGATGCGTTCTTCCGTTTCGTTGTCGACATGGGTGCCCCGGGACCCGACCGCGGCAAGGGGGGGAAGTACCTGATTCTTCCGCCGGACTACGAGGGCGAGATCCCGGACGGTTATTTCACGGCCGTCTCCCCCAGCAATGTGAATTTCCTTGTTTTGCGGGGCTTCCTCAAAGACGGCAAGCCCGACGCCGCCACCAAGATGTGGAAGGATGGTCTGAAGATCTATCCGCTTGCCAAGGCCGGCAAACCTCCGACCATGAACTTCATCTCGGGCACGGGCGATCAGGTCAATACGATCCATGCCAATAACTACGAGTTCTTCGTCGAGATCGACGACGTGATTCAGCGTGAACCCATTGAGTTCCTCGACCCCGAGTTGCGCGGACTTCTGGCCAGTATCGGCATCGAGAAAGGCAAGAAGTTCGATCCGGATGCAAAAACCAAAAAAACCCTGACCGAAGCCGTCGCGATCGGCAACGCAACGGCTCGAGCTCTGGTCTTCGACCCGCGATCGGAGACCATCAGGATCTACAAGGACAAACAGTGGTTCGTCGCCTTTGACGGCGCGGACTACCGCTGGCTGCGCGACGGTGGCAAAGGCGGTCGCAATCTCGATGCCCGCACGGTCTTCTTTTATATCGCGACCGTCAACACCCCCGCCATGGTGTTGCAAATGATCGGAGCGGGGTCGCAATATGCCCTGTCCGCACGCGACTCCGAAGGGGACTATCTCGATGGCGCGCAAAACTACAAGCTGACCCTGCCGGCCAATATTCCGGCCAAGGACTTCTGGTCGGTGGTGGTCTATGACCCGCAGACTCGCTCGATGCTGCAGACCGAGCAACCCTACCCCAGCAAAAACAACGAGAGGAACAGGGACCTCGTCTCCAACCCGGATGGGACCACCGATATCTATTTCGGCCCCAAGGCACCTGCGGGCAAGGAAGCCAACTGGATCGCCACCGTCCCCGGGAAGGCCTGGTTCTCGATCCTGAGGCTTTATGGCCCGCTACAGAGCTGGTTTGATCAAACCTGGCAGCCCGGCGATATCGAAAAGATCAGCTGA
- a CDS encoding DoxX family protein, with translation MSRVKRIFLYLLSANLCYVGFAHLLSPDFFVNIIPPGLPNPEWLNVLSGLAEIVIGVYLLEPRTRIYAAWGAIALAIAVFPANMHMFLENVGPEGPGTGNPTVNIVRLPFQLLFVAWAWWFTRPDETTG, from the coding sequence ATGTCGCGAGTGAAAAGAATCTTTCTCTACCTTCTCTCTGCCAACCTCTGCTACGTGGGGTTCGCGCATCTGCTCTCACCTGACTTCTTTGTCAACATTATCCCCCCGGGTCTACCGAATCCGGAGTGGCTGAATGTTCTTTCCGGGCTGGCAGAGATCGTCATCGGCGTCTACTTGCTCGAGCCGCGCACGCGGATCTACGCGGCCTGGGGTGCGATCGCGCTGGCGATCGCTGTGTTCCCGGCCAACATGCATATGTTTCTCGAGAATGTGGGCCCCGAGGGGCCGGGCACCGGCAATCCGACGGTCAATATCGTACGTCTGCCCTTCCAATTGCTTTTTGTCGCCTGGGCCTGGTGGTTTACGCGGCCTGATGAAACGACTGGCTGA